The proteins below come from a single Mustela nigripes isolate SB6536 chromosome 14, MUSNIG.SB6536, whole genome shotgun sequence genomic window:
- the KIF2C gene encoding kinesin-like protein KIF2C isoform X1, whose product MDSSLQARLFPGLTIKIQRSNGIIHSANIRTVNLEKSCVSVEWTEGDATKGKEIDFDDVAAINPELLQLLPLHPKDNLPLQENVTVQKQKRRSVNSKIPAPKEGLRSRSARMSTVSEVRITTQENDMEVELPASSNSRKHFSVPTGPPRPSCPAVAEIPLTMVSEEVEEQVHSIRGTSSTNPVNSVRRKSCIVKEMEKMKNKREEKRAQNSEMRIKRAQEYDNSFPNWEFARMIKEFRTTLECHPLTVTDPIEEHRICVCVRKRPLNKQELAKKEIDVISIPSKCLLLVHEPKLKVDLTKYLENQAFCFDFAFDETVSNEVVYRFTARPLVQTIFEGGKATCFAYGQTGSGKTHTMGGDLSGKAQNASKGIYAMASRDVFLLKNQPRYRNLGLEVYVTFFEIYNGKLFDLLNKKAKLRVLEDGKQQVQVVGLQERLVSCADDVIKMIDMGSACRTSGQTFANSNSSRSHACFQILLRAKGRVHGKFSLVDLAGNERGADTSSADRQTRMEGAEINKSLLALKECIRALGQNKAHTPFRESKLTQVLRDSFIGENSRTCMIAMISPGISSCEYTLNTLRYADRVKELSPHSGSSGEQPTQMETEEMEASSHGSLIPGNFSKEEEELSSHMSSFNEAMSQIRELEERAMEELKEIIQQGPGWLELSEMTEQPDYDLETFVNKAESALVQQAKHFSALQDVIKALRLAMQLEEQASKQISNKKRPQ is encoded by the exons ATGGACTCGTCCCTTCAGGCCCGCCTGTTTCCCGGTCTTACCATCAAGATCCAACGCAGTAATG GCATAATCCACAGTGCCAATATAAGGACTGTGAATTTGGAGAAATCCTGCGTTTCAGTGGAATGGACAGAAGGAGATGCCACAAAGGGCAAAGAG ATTGATTTTGATGATGTGGCCGCAATAAACCCAGAGCTTTTACAACTTCTTCCCTTACACCCAAAGGACAATCTGCCCCTGCAGGAGAATGTAACAGTCCAG aaacaaaaacgCAGATCAGTCAACTCCAAAATTCCTGCTCCGAAGGAAG GTCTCCGCAGCCGCTCCGCTCGAATGTCTACTGTCTCAGAGGTTCGCATCACCACTCAGGAGAATGATATGGAGGTAGAGCTACCAGCGTCCTCAAATTCCCGCAAGCACTTTTCAGTTCCGA CTGGCCCCCCTAGGCCCTCCTGCCCTGCAGTGGCTGAAATACCATTGACGATGGTCAGCGAGGAGGTGGAAGAGCAGGTCCATTCCATCCGAGGCACCTCTTCTACAAACCCTGTGAACTCAG tTCGGAGGAAATCATGTATtgtgaaggaaatggagaaaatgaagaacaagcGGGAAGAGAAGAGGGCCCAGAACTCCGAAATGAGAATAAAGCGAGCACAG GAGTATGACAACAGCTTTCCAAACTGGGAATTTGCCCGGATGATCAAAGAATTTCGGACTACTTTGGAATGCCATCCACTTACTGTGACAGATCCT ATCGAAGAGCACAGGATCTGTGTCTGTGTGAGGAAACGGCCGCTGAATAAACAAG AACTGGCCAAGAAAGAAATTGATGTGATTTCCATTCCCAGCAAGTGTCTCCTCTTGGTCCACGAGCCCAAGTTAAAAGTAGACTTAACAAAGTATCTGGAGAACCAAGCCTTCTGCTTTGACTTTGCATTTGATGAAACAGTTTCAAATGAAGTTGTCTACAG GTTCACAGCAAGGCCACTGGTTCAGACCATCTTTGAAGGGGGAAAAGCAACCTGTTTTGCATATGGCCAGACGGGAAGTGGCAAGACACAT ACCATGGGCGGAGACCTTTCTGGGAAAGCCCAGAATGCATCCAAAGGGATCTACGCCATGGCCT CCCGCGATGTCTTCCTCCTGAAGAATCAGCCCCGCTACCGGAACCTGGGCCTGGAAGTCTATGTGACATTCTTCGAGATCTATAATGGGAAG CTGTTCGACCTGCTCAACAAGAAAGCCAAGCTGCGTGTGCTGGAGGACGGCAAGCAGCAGGTGCAGGTGGTTGGGCTGCAGGAGCGCCTGGTTAGCTGTGCCGATGATGTCATCAAGATGATCGACATGGGCAGTGCCTGCAG GACCTCTGGGCAGACGTTTGCCAACTCCAACTCTTCCCGCTCCCATGCCTGCTTCCAGATTCTTCTTCGAGCCAAAGGGAGAGTACATGGCAAGTTTTCTTTGGTGGATCTGGCAGGGAACGAGAGAGGTGCGGACACTTCCAGCGCTGACCGGCAGACCCGCATGGAGGGTGCAGAGATCAACAAGAGCCTCCTGGCTCTGAAG GAGTGCATCAGGGCCCTGGGACAGAACAAGGCTCATACCCCGTTTCGAGAGAGCAAGCTGACCCAGGTGCTGAGGGACTCCTTTATCGGGGAGAACTCGAGGACCTGCATG ATTGCCATGATCTCACCAGGCATAAGCTCCTGTGAATACACTTTAAACACACTAAGATATGCAGACAG GGTCAAGGAGCTGAGCCCGCACAGTGGGTCCAGTGGGGAGCAGCCAACtcaaatggaaacagaagagatggAAGCCAGCTCTCATGGGTCCCTGATCCCAGGCAAT TTCTccaaggaagaggaggaactATCTTCCCATATGTCCAGCTTTAACGAAGCCATGTCTCAGATCAGGGAGTTGGAGGAAAGGGCCATGGAGGAACTCAAGGAGATTATACAG CAAGGGCCAGGCTGGCTTGAGCTCTCTGAGATGACCGAGCAGCCAGACTATGACCTGGAGACCTTCGTGAACAAGGCAGAGTCTGCCCTGGTCCAACAAGCCAAGCACTTCTCAGCGCTGCAAG ATGTCATCAAGGCCTTGCGCTTGGCCATGCAGCTGGAAGAGCAGGCCAGCAAACAAATAAGCAACAAGAAACGGCCCCAGTGA
- the KIF2C gene encoding kinesin-like protein KIF2C isoform X2, which produces MIDFDDVAAINPELLQLLPLHPKDNLPLQENVTVQKQKRRSVNSKIPAPKEGLRSRSARMSTVSEVRITTQENDMEVELPASSNSRKHFSVPTGPPRPSCPAVAEIPLTMVSEEVEEQVHSIRGTSSTNPVNSVRRKSCIVKEMEKMKNKREEKRAQNSEMRIKRAQEYDNSFPNWEFARMIKEFRTTLECHPLTVTDPIEEHRICVCVRKRPLNKQELAKKEIDVISIPSKCLLLVHEPKLKVDLTKYLENQAFCFDFAFDETVSNEVVYRFTARPLVQTIFEGGKATCFAYGQTGSGKTHTMGGDLSGKAQNASKGIYAMASRDVFLLKNQPRYRNLGLEVYVTFFEIYNGKLFDLLNKKAKLRVLEDGKQQVQVVGLQERLVSCADDVIKMIDMGSACRTSGQTFANSNSSRSHACFQILLRAKGRVHGKFSLVDLAGNERGADTSSADRQTRMEGAEINKSLLALKECIRALGQNKAHTPFRESKLTQVLRDSFIGENSRTCMIAMISPGISSCEYTLNTLRYADRVKELSPHSGSSGEQPTQMETEEMEASSHGSLIPGNFSKEEEELSSHMSSFNEAMSQIRELEERAMEELKEIIQQGPGWLELSEMTEQPDYDLETFVNKAESALVQQAKHFSALQDVIKALRLAMQLEEQASKQISNKKRPQ; this is translated from the exons ATG ATTGATTTTGATGATGTGGCCGCAATAAACCCAGAGCTTTTACAACTTCTTCCCTTACACCCAAAGGACAATCTGCCCCTGCAGGAGAATGTAACAGTCCAG aaacaaaaacgCAGATCAGTCAACTCCAAAATTCCTGCTCCGAAGGAAG GTCTCCGCAGCCGCTCCGCTCGAATGTCTACTGTCTCAGAGGTTCGCATCACCACTCAGGAGAATGATATGGAGGTAGAGCTACCAGCGTCCTCAAATTCCCGCAAGCACTTTTCAGTTCCGA CTGGCCCCCCTAGGCCCTCCTGCCCTGCAGTGGCTGAAATACCATTGACGATGGTCAGCGAGGAGGTGGAAGAGCAGGTCCATTCCATCCGAGGCACCTCTTCTACAAACCCTGTGAACTCAG tTCGGAGGAAATCATGTATtgtgaaggaaatggagaaaatgaagaacaagcGGGAAGAGAAGAGGGCCCAGAACTCCGAAATGAGAATAAAGCGAGCACAG GAGTATGACAACAGCTTTCCAAACTGGGAATTTGCCCGGATGATCAAAGAATTTCGGACTACTTTGGAATGCCATCCACTTACTGTGACAGATCCT ATCGAAGAGCACAGGATCTGTGTCTGTGTGAGGAAACGGCCGCTGAATAAACAAG AACTGGCCAAGAAAGAAATTGATGTGATTTCCATTCCCAGCAAGTGTCTCCTCTTGGTCCACGAGCCCAAGTTAAAAGTAGACTTAACAAAGTATCTGGAGAACCAAGCCTTCTGCTTTGACTTTGCATTTGATGAAACAGTTTCAAATGAAGTTGTCTACAG GTTCACAGCAAGGCCACTGGTTCAGACCATCTTTGAAGGGGGAAAAGCAACCTGTTTTGCATATGGCCAGACGGGAAGTGGCAAGACACAT ACCATGGGCGGAGACCTTTCTGGGAAAGCCCAGAATGCATCCAAAGGGATCTACGCCATGGCCT CCCGCGATGTCTTCCTCCTGAAGAATCAGCCCCGCTACCGGAACCTGGGCCTGGAAGTCTATGTGACATTCTTCGAGATCTATAATGGGAAG CTGTTCGACCTGCTCAACAAGAAAGCCAAGCTGCGTGTGCTGGAGGACGGCAAGCAGCAGGTGCAGGTGGTTGGGCTGCAGGAGCGCCTGGTTAGCTGTGCCGATGATGTCATCAAGATGATCGACATGGGCAGTGCCTGCAG GACCTCTGGGCAGACGTTTGCCAACTCCAACTCTTCCCGCTCCCATGCCTGCTTCCAGATTCTTCTTCGAGCCAAAGGGAGAGTACATGGCAAGTTTTCTTTGGTGGATCTGGCAGGGAACGAGAGAGGTGCGGACACTTCCAGCGCTGACCGGCAGACCCGCATGGAGGGTGCAGAGATCAACAAGAGCCTCCTGGCTCTGAAG GAGTGCATCAGGGCCCTGGGACAGAACAAGGCTCATACCCCGTTTCGAGAGAGCAAGCTGACCCAGGTGCTGAGGGACTCCTTTATCGGGGAGAACTCGAGGACCTGCATG ATTGCCATGATCTCACCAGGCATAAGCTCCTGTGAATACACTTTAAACACACTAAGATATGCAGACAG GGTCAAGGAGCTGAGCCCGCACAGTGGGTCCAGTGGGGAGCAGCCAACtcaaatggaaacagaagagatggAAGCCAGCTCTCATGGGTCCCTGATCCCAGGCAAT TTCTccaaggaagaggaggaactATCTTCCCATATGTCCAGCTTTAACGAAGCCATGTCTCAGATCAGGGAGTTGGAGGAAAGGGCCATGGAGGAACTCAAGGAGATTATACAG CAAGGGCCAGGCTGGCTTGAGCTCTCTGAGATGACCGAGCAGCCAGACTATGACCTGGAGACCTTCGTGAACAAGGCAGAGTCTGCCCTGGTCCAACAAGCCAAGCACTTCTCAGCGCTGCAAG ATGTCATCAAGGCCTTGCGCTTGGCCATGCAGCTGGAAGAGCAGGCCAGCAAACAAATAAGCAACAAGAAACGGCCCCAGTGA